The following proteins are co-located in the Streptomyces sp. NBC_00435 genome:
- a CDS encoding ABC transporter ATP-binding protein, which translates to MTETRHGGTGGHAAVAARARKVVKAYGSGETRVVALDSVDVDIQRGQFTAIMGPSGSGKSTLMHCLAGLDTVTSGEIFLDDTEITGLKDKKLTQLRRDRIGFIFQAFNLLPTLNALENITLPMDIAGRKPDSEWLNRVVETVGLAGRLKHRPTELSGGQQQRVAVARALASRPQIIFGDEPTGNLDSRAGAEVLGFLRRSVSELGQTIVMVTHDPVAASYADRVIFLADGRIVDEMHTPTAEQVLDRMKDFDARGRTS; encoded by the coding sequence ATGACCGAAACCAGGCACGGGGGTACTGGAGGGCATGCTGCCGTCGCGGCGCGGGCGCGGAAGGTCGTCAAGGCCTACGGCTCCGGCGAGACGCGCGTCGTCGCCCTCGACTCGGTGGACGTGGACATCCAGCGCGGCCAGTTCACCGCGATCATGGGCCCCTCGGGCTCCGGCAAGTCCACGCTGATGCACTGCCTGGCCGGGCTGGACACGGTGACGAGCGGTGAGATCTTCCTGGACGACACCGAGATCACCGGCCTGAAGGACAAGAAGCTCACGCAGCTGCGGCGGGACCGGATCGGTTTCATCTTCCAGGCGTTCAACCTGCTGCCGACGCTCAACGCCCTGGAGAACATCACGCTCCCCATGGACATCGCGGGCCGCAAGCCCGACAGCGAGTGGCTGAACCGGGTCGTGGAGACCGTGGGTCTGGCGGGGCGCCTCAAGCACCGGCCGACCGAGCTCTCCGGCGGTCAGCAGCAGCGCGTGGCCGTCGCCCGTGCCCTGGCCTCCCGTCCCCAGATCATCTTCGGCGACGAGCCCACCGGAAACCTCGACTCCCGGGCCGGGGCCGAGGTGCTCGGCTTCCTGCGCCGCTCGGTGAGCGAGCTGGGCCAGACCATCGTCATGGTCACCCACGATCCGGTCGCCGCCTCCTACGCGGACCGCGTCATCTTCCTCGCCGACGGCCGCATCGTCGACGAGATGCACACACCCACCGCCGAGCAGGTCCTGGACCGCATGAAGGACTTCGACGCACGCGGGCGGACCTCATGA